From Microcystis aeruginosa NIES-2549, a single genomic window includes:
- a CDS encoding universal stress protein, with product MRRGRHKIFIGMAPGVGKTYKMLEEGHSLRKQGTDVVIGLLETHGRKETAEKAEGLEILPRKILEKEGFTLSEMDTEAIIARSPQLCLIDELAHTNAPGSEREKRFQDVEIILSRGIDVYSTVNIQHIESLNDLVARITGVVVRERIPDRILEEADEVIVVDVTAETLEERLLAGKIYAPEKIEQSLNNFFQRRNLIALRELALREVADTVEEEASNSTFIGQSCPIHERVLVCISTYPNSLRLLRRGARIAGYMNAEFFVIFVDKPDRFLTKEEALHIETCERLCREFEGKFLRIKSYQVAAAIAEVAERERITQIVIGESLQSRWKHLIKGSFTQKLMRLIWQKNIDLHIIATDPKVSIKDAQAKGMKR from the coding sequence GTGCGACGGGGAAGACATAAAATTTTTATCGGTATGGCCCCGGGGGTCGGGAAAACTTACAAGATGCTCGAGGAGGGGCATAGCCTCAGAAAGCAGGGAACCGACGTGGTGATTGGACTGCTTGAAACCCACGGACGGAAAGAGACCGCCGAAAAAGCCGAGGGATTGGAAATCCTACCGAGAAAAATCCTAGAAAAAGAGGGATTCACTCTCTCGGAAATGGATACGGAAGCGATTATCGCCCGCTCACCGCAGCTGTGTCTCATCGATGAATTGGCCCACACCAATGCACCCGGTTCGGAGCGAGAGAAACGTTTTCAGGACGTGGAGATAATTTTATCCCGGGGAATCGATGTTTACTCGACCGTGAATATCCAGCATATCGAGAGTTTAAACGATCTGGTTGCCCGAATCACTGGGGTGGTGGTGCGAGAGCGAATACCCGATCGAATTTTGGAGGAAGCTGATGAAGTGATTGTGGTAGATGTTACCGCCGAAACCCTAGAGGAAAGATTATTAGCGGGAAAAATCTACGCTCCCGAAAAGATCGAACAATCTTTAAATAATTTCTTTCAACGGCGCAATTTAATCGCCCTCCGGGAACTCGCCCTGCGGGAAGTGGCCGATACAGTAGAAGAAGAAGCGAGTAATTCGACATTTATCGGTCAATCCTGTCCCATTCACGAACGAGTATTAGTCTGTATTTCCACCTATCCCAACTCTTTACGATTATTACGTCGGGGAGCGCGGATAGCGGGGTATATGAACGCGGAATTTTTCGTGATTTTCGTCGATAAACCCGATCGCTTTCTCACCAAAGAGGAGGCTTTACATATCGAAACCTGCGAACGTTTATGTCGGGAATTCGAGGGGAAATTCTTAAGGATTAAAAGCTATCAGGTGGCCGCAGCGATCGCGGAAGTGGCCGAACGGGAACGGATCACCCAGATTGTGATCGGGGAGAGCCTTCAATCGCGCTGGAAGCATTTAATCAAAGGTTCTTTCACCCAAAAACTCATGCGCCTGATCTGGCAGAAAAATATCGATCTTCACATCATCGCCACCGATCCAAAAGTATCAATTAAAGACGCGCAAGCCAAGGGGATGAAAAGGTGA
- the psbM gene encoding photosystem II reaction center protein PsbM has product MQVNNLGFIASILFVLVPTVFLLILFIQTREETEG; this is encoded by the coding sequence ATGCAGGTAAATAATCTCGGCTTTATCGCTAGTATCCTATTCGTCCTAGTCCCCACCGTTTTCCTCTTGATTCTGTTTATCCAAACCAGAGAGGAAACCGAGGGTTAA
- the argJ gene encoding bifunctional ornithine acetyltransferase/N-acetylglutamate synthase: protein MADWQEIEGGITAPKGFKSAGMAAGLKPSGLPDLALIVSETEAIAAGVFTTSQVRAACVDYCRQRLQTKASARAILCNAGQANAATGEAGWQDALDSAAALSQVLGIPADAILLASTGVIGQRIRMDALTAALPTLAGLLSENGGESTARAIMTTDLVPKSIALQTTIDGRPVTIGGIAKGSGMIHPNMATMLSFITCDAAVSTVLWQNMLSRAANKSFNQITVDGDTSTNDSLIALANGQSRTTAITEMGRDAQKLEAMLTEVCQYLAKAIARDGEGATCLIEVRVSGAADDQSARQIARTIAGSSLVKSAVFGRDPNWGRIAAAAGRAGVVFHQEDLQIKLGDFVMMENGQPLAFDRASASNYLKAAASGAYLREDTVLMSICIGNGSGTGTAWGCDLSYDYVKINAEYTT from the coding sequence ATGGCCGATTGGCAGGAAATAGAGGGGGGGATCACGGCCCCAAAAGGATTTAAATCCGCAGGGATGGCCGCGGGGCTAAAACCGTCCGGTTTGCCCGATTTAGCCCTAATTGTCTCGGAAACAGAAGCGATCGCCGCAGGAGTCTTTACCACCAGTCAAGTGCGGGCCGCTTGCGTCGATTATTGCCGTCAACGCCTACAAACTAAAGCCAGCGCCAGGGCGATTTTGTGTAATGCCGGCCAAGCAAACGCCGCCACGGGGGAAGCCGGATGGCAAGATGCCCTCGATAGTGCCGCCGCCTTGAGCCAAGTTTTAGGGATTCCCGCCGATGCAATTTTGCTGGCTTCTACGGGAGTGATCGGGCAACGGATTCGCATGGATGCGTTAACCGCCGCTTTACCGACCTTAGCGGGTTTATTGTCGGAAAATGGCGGCGAAAGCACGGCCCGGGCGATTATGACCACGGATCTAGTCCCCAAATCGATCGCCTTGCAAACCACTATCGATGGTCGTCCGGTCACAATTGGGGGAATTGCCAAGGGATCGGGGATGATTCACCCGAATATGGCGACGATGCTCTCCTTTATTACCTGTGATGCCGCAGTATCGACGGTTCTCTGGCAAAATATGTTAAGTCGGGCGGCTAATAAAAGTTTTAATCAGATTACGGTGGATGGGGACACCAGTACCAATGACAGTCTGATCGCCTTGGCTAACGGTCAATCGCGCACCACGGCGATCACAGAAATGGGCCGGGATGCCCAAAAGTTAGAGGCCATGTTAACGGAAGTTTGTCAATACTTGGCTAAAGCGATCGCCCGGGATGGGGAAGGAGCCACCTGTTTAATAGAAGTGCGGGTTTCGGGGGCGGCCGATGATCAGTCCGCTCGTCAGATTGCTCGCACCATTGCCGGTTCTTCCTTAGTAAAATCGGCGGTTTTCGGTCGAGATCCCAACTGGGGACGAATTGCGGCGGCGGCAGGCCGGGCCGGGGTTGTCTTCCATCAAGAAGACCTGCAAATCAAGTTAGGCGACTTCGTGATGATGGAAAATGGTCAACCTCTGGCGTTCGATCGAGCTAGTGCCAGTAATTACCTGAAAGCGGCAGCAAGCGGGGCTTATTTACGAGAAGATACCGTTTTAATGTCTATCTGTATCGGTAACGGTTCGGGAACAGGTACGGCCTGGGGTTGCGATCTTAGTTACGATTACGTCAAAATTAATGCCGAGTACACTACCTAG
- a CDS encoding ABC1 kinase family protein, whose amino-acid sequence MFSLPQTSQRQKEILEIVLGNGWDYMRGVLTLGKTENPQIPTPEVLKKILVELGPFYVKLGQLLSTRPDLLPANYIEALTALQAQVPPVAWTDIEIVITEQLAKPIKQVFKYINPQPIAAGSIGQIHRATLLSGEEVAIKVLRPGIEKIVAQDSALIKVIADLVALTEFGQSYDVVNLAEEFIKAVNAELDFTQEGHYTDQLRYNLTQSRWSEPKQLVIPKIYWDLTNSKLLVLEWLEGKQILDADVSRPETEQTISQRKSEITRILFRSFFQQIYIDGFFHADPHPGNIFYLDDGRVALIDCGMVGRLDPQTQQILTELLLAIVDLDAKRCSQLTIKLSESVVPITLVQLEVDYERMLRKYYNLNLNQINFSQVVYELLQIARRNRIKLPGNLGLFAKSLANLEGTARKFNPDINILEEVKPLLTNILEQQLIGSTPLQTALRTVLDLKSFSLKYPRQIEVLLDGLTSETLNVNLKIRDLDNLRRSLDNSANRLAFSVIIGSLIIGAAIVTASAQSRQLTIISTVLFATASLIGLWLVVGILRSGRLR is encoded by the coding sequence GTGTTCTCACTCCCCCAAACCAGTCAAAGACAAAAAGAAATCCTTGAGATAGTTCTCGGCAACGGTTGGGACTATATGCGCGGGGTTTTAACCCTAGGAAAAACAGAAAATCCCCAGATTCCCACCCCAGAAGTTCTCAAAAAAATTCTCGTGGAATTGGGGCCTTTTTATGTCAAATTGGGACAGTTACTTAGTACCCGTCCCGATCTGCTACCTGCTAATTATATCGAGGCTTTAACTGCTCTACAAGCGCAAGTTCCTCCCGTTGCTTGGACGGATATAGAAATAGTCATCACCGAACAGTTAGCAAAACCGATTAAACAGGTATTTAAGTATATTAATCCCCAACCGATCGCCGCAGGATCGATCGGGCAAATTCATCGGGCAACTTTATTATCTGGGGAGGAAGTAGCGATTAAAGTCTTGCGTCCGGGGATCGAAAAAATTGTCGCCCAAGATAGTGCCTTAATTAAGGTAATTGCTGATTTAGTTGCCCTCACAGAATTTGGTCAAAGTTATGACGTTGTTAACTTAGCAGAGGAGTTTATTAAAGCAGTCAATGCGGAATTAGATTTCACCCAAGAAGGTCATTATACTGACCAATTACGCTATAATTTAACCCAGAGTCGGTGGTCAGAACCCAAACAGTTAGTTATTCCTAAAATTTATTGGGACTTAACTAATTCCAAGCTATTAGTGTTAGAATGGTTAGAAGGAAAACAAATTTTAGATGCCGATGTTTCTAGACCAGAAACCGAGCAAACAATTTCCCAAAGAAAAAGCGAAATAACTAGGATTTTGTTTCGGTCATTTTTTCAACAAATTTATATTGATGGCTTCTTTCATGCCGATCCTCACCCGGGTAATATTTTCTATCTTGACGATGGTAGAGTAGCTTTAATTGACTGTGGTATGGTGGGCAGATTAGACCCACAAACTCAACAAATCTTAACAGAATTGTTATTGGCAATTGTTGACTTAGATGCGAAAAGATGCAGTCAACTAACTATTAAATTATCCGAGTCAGTAGTCCCGATTACCTTAGTACAATTAGAGGTGGATTATGAGCGGATGCTGCGAAAATATTATAACCTCAATTTAAATCAAATTAACTTTAGTCAGGTGGTTTATGAACTTTTGCAAATTGCCCGTCGCAATAGAATTAAACTTCCGGGTAATTTAGGTTTATTTGCCAAAAGTCTCGCTAATCTAGAAGGAACTGCCCGAAAATTTAATCCTGATATTAATATCCTAGAAGAAGTCAAACCGCTATTAACTAATATTCTTGAACAACAGTTAATCGGTAGCACTCCCCTACAAACTGCCCTAAGAACAGTTTTAGACTTGAAATCTTTTTCCCTGAAATATCCCCGTCAAATTGAAGTTTTACTAGATGGTTTAACCTCCGAAACTTTAAATGTTAATCTGAAAATTCGCGACTTAGATAATCTCCGTCGCAGTTTAGATAATTCCGCCAATCGACTAGCTTTTAGTGTGATTATTGGTTCCTTAATTATCGGGGCTGCCATTGTCACAGCCAGTGCCCAATCTCGGCAATTAACTATTATTAGTACCGTATTATTTGCTACAGCTAGTTTAATCGGTTTATGGTTAGTTGTCGGTATCCTGCGATCAGGGAGATTGCGGTAG
- a CDS encoding mannose-1-phosphate guanylyltransferase, with product MNQSLVPVILAGGKGERFWPLSRLARPKQFLCLDGSGRSLLQATADRLLSLGAGWENLWVITASAIADGVREQLPDLPESNLLVEPVGKDTAPAVTWATLEVIKRYGKEVAIGFFPADHYIGNQEAYINTLKAAVEVAVSQKAIVTLGIKPDYPSTGYGYIEQGENQGEFNGLPVYKVSRFTEKPDRTTAENFLETGLFSWNSGMFIFQGQVVLEELKTHANNILQPLIDRGIAAYEDLEKKSIDYALMEKTQLAYVLPANFGWDDLGDWNSLERLLEAKGKNIELANHVGLDTEGSIIYASDEEEVIVTIGLKDLVIVRDGKATLVVHKDRTQDIKQVLKQLQTAPKLEKLL from the coding sequence ATGAATCAGTCGCTTGTTCCAGTCATTCTCGCCGGTGGTAAAGGGGAACGTTTTTGGCCTCTCAGTCGTCTAGCGCGTCCGAAACAGTTTCTCTGTCTTGATGGTAGTGGTCGCAGTCTTTTACAAGCAACAGCCGATCGTCTATTATCTTTAGGGGCAGGTTGGGAAAATCTCTGGGTAATTACCGCTAGTGCGATCGCTGATGGTGTCCGCGAACAACTGCCCGATTTACCGGAGAGTAACCTATTAGTGGAACCGGTGGGCAAGGATACGGCCCCGGCTGTGACTTGGGCCACCTTAGAAGTGATAAAACGTTATGGTAAGGAAGTGGCGATCGGTTTTTTTCCTGCCGATCATTATATTGGTAATCAAGAGGCTTATATTAACACTTTAAAAGCGGCCGTAGAAGTGGCCGTCAGCCAAAAAGCGATCGTTACTTTAGGGATTAAACCCGATTATCCCTCCACCGGTTACGGTTATATCGAACAGGGAGAAAATCAGGGCGAATTTAATGGTTTACCCGTCTATAAAGTGAGTCGTTTTACGGAAAAACCCGATCGCACCACGGCCGAAAATTTCCTAGAAACGGGACTTTTTAGCTGGAATAGCGGAATGTTTATCTTTCAGGGACAAGTGGTTTTAGAGGAGCTAAAAACCCACGCTAATAATATTTTACAGCCTCTGATCGATCGGGGCATCGCTGCCTATGAGGATTTAGAGAAAAAAAGTATCGATTATGCTTTGATGGAAAAAACCCAACTCGCTTACGTTTTACCCGCTAATTTTGGTTGGGATGATCTGGGAGATTGGAATTCTCTGGAAAGATTACTAGAAGCAAAGGGCAAAAATATTGAACTGGCCAATCATGTCGGTTTGGATACGGAAGGCTCTATTATCTATGCTAGTGATGAGGAGGAAGTGATCGTTACTATTGGTTTAAAAGATCTGGTAATTGTTCGCGACGGTAAAGCAACTCTCGTTGTCCACAAAGATCGTACCCAAGATATTAAACAAGTTCTCAAGCAATTACAAACCGCTCCCAAATTAGAGAAATTGTTATAG
- the petA gene encoding cytochrome f, which translates to MRTFNFLSFPQVHRQALVKAVLVAIATVSLLLTSDVINPQSAQAYPFWAQQTAPETPREATGRIVCANCHLAQKPAEIEIPHSVLPDSVFEAVVKIPYDPASQQVLGDGSKGGLNVGAVLMLPDGFKIAPPDRIPEEMQEKLGGVYFQSYKEGQDNVVIVGPLPGDQYKEIVFPVLAPDPSQNKAIHFGKYAVHLGANRGRGQVYPTGEPSNNNAFKASTAGTISQISKTEAGGYEVTITSEAGPVVENIPAGPELIVSEGQAIEVGQFLTSNPNVGGFGQKETEVVLQNPGRIKGLVLFLGGIMLCQILLVIKKKQVETVQAAEMNF; encoded by the coding sequence ATGAGAACATTCAACTTTTTAAGCTTCCCGCAAGTCCACAGACAGGCCCTAGTGAAAGCTGTCCTCGTGGCGATCGCTACCGTTTCCCTACTCCTAACCAGCGATGTCATTAACCCCCAATCTGCCCAAGCATATCCTTTTTGGGCGCAACAAACCGCCCCGGAAACCCCCAGAGAAGCAACCGGTCGGATTGTCTGCGCGAACTGCCATTTAGCCCAAAAACCCGCCGAAATTGAAATCCCCCACTCGGTATTACCCGATAGCGTCTTTGAAGCAGTGGTAAAAATCCCCTACGATCCCGCCAGTCAACAGGTGTTAGGAGACGGATCGAAGGGGGGTTTAAACGTCGGTGCAGTCTTAATGCTACCGGATGGTTTTAAAATCGCGCCACCCGATCGCATTCCCGAAGAAATGCAGGAAAAACTCGGTGGAGTCTATTTCCAATCCTACAAAGAAGGTCAAGATAACGTGGTTATCGTCGGCCCCTTACCCGGGGATCAATACAAAGAAATCGTTTTCCCCGTCCTGGCCCCCGATCCTAGCCAAAATAAAGCTATTCACTTCGGTAAATATGCTGTGCATTTAGGGGCCAATCGCGGTCGCGGTCAAGTGTACCCCACCGGTGAACCGAGCAATAATAACGCTTTCAAAGCTTCTACCGCAGGTACAATTAGCCAGATCAGCAAAACCGAAGCCGGTGGTTATGAAGTCACCATCACTTCTGAAGCTGGCCCCGTGGTGGAAAATATTCCCGCAGGTCCTGAGTTAATCGTCTCGGAAGGTCAGGCCATCGAAGTGGGACAATTTTTAACCAGTAACCCCAATGTCGGCGGTTTTGGTCAAAAAGAGACGGAAGTTGTCCTACAAAATCCCGGCCGGATCAAAGGATTGGTTTTATTCCTCGGTGGTATTATGCTCTGCCAAATCCTCTTAGTTATTAAGAAAAAACAAGTGGAAACAGTACAAGCGGCCGAAATGAATTTCTAA
- the petC gene encoding cytochrome b6-f complex iron-sulfur subunit has protein sequence MSQVSGTDVPDLGRRQFMNLLTFGTITGVAAGALYPIVKYFIPPSAGGTGGGVTAKDALGNDVIVSQFLTSHNAGDRTLAQGLKGDPTYLVVQEDKTLANYGINAVCTHLGCVVPWNASEEKFMCPCHGSQYNAEGKVVRGPAPLSLALAHANVTDNDKVVFSTWTETDFRTGEEPWWS, from the coding sequence ATGAGTCAAGTTTCCGGTACAGATGTTCCCGATTTGGGTCGTCGTCAATTTATGAACCTGTTGACCTTTGGTACAATTACCGGAGTAGCGGCGGGTGCTTTGTATCCGATTGTCAAGTATTTTATTCCCCCCTCGGCCGGTGGTACGGGGGGCGGTGTCACCGCTAAAGATGCCCTAGGCAATGATGTGATTGTCAGTCAATTTCTGACCAGCCATAACGCTGGCGATCGCACCTTAGCCCAAGGCTTAAAAGGCGACCCCACCTATTTAGTCGTCCAAGAGGACAAAACCCTGGCCAACTACGGAATTAACGCCGTCTGTACCCACTTAGGTTGTGTGGTGCCTTGGAATGCCAGCGAAGAAAAATTCATGTGTCCTTGCCACGGTTCCCAGTACAATGCCGAAGGAAAAGTAGTTCGCGGTCCAGCGCCTCTATCCTTAGCCCTCGCCCATGCCAACGTCACCGATAATGATAAAGTCGTCTTCTCCACTTGGACGGAAACCGACTTCCGCACCGGTGAAGAACCCTGGTGGTCCTAG
- a CDS encoding 6-pyruvoyl trahydropterin synthase family protein, translating to MDCIINRRARFSASHRYYLPEWDEAENQRLFGLGSRFPGHGHNYELYVSLYKELNLYGMVENLSTVKQVIKQEVTSQLDYSYLNQVWPEFQQTLPTTENIARVIWQRLAPYLPLVKIQLFEHPELWAEYQGKDMEATLTIKTHFSAAHRLALPQLTLEQNSEIYGKCARVNGHGHNYHLEVSVAGEIDPRTGMIVDLGDLQKAIDELVVEPFDHAFLNKDIPYFAEVVPTAENIALYIAQLLEERIRQLGAELDKVKLIESPNNSAEIHCRGSVQAPRQLLEKTLTAV from the coding sequence ATGGATTGCATCATCAATCGTCGAGCGCGGTTTTCAGCCAGCCATCGCTATTATCTACCAGAATGGGACGAAGCCGAAAATCAAAGACTTTTTGGTCTTGGTAGCCGTTTTCCCGGTCATGGTCACAATTACGAATTATACGTCTCCCTATACAAAGAACTCAATCTTTATGGCATGGTGGAGAATCTCTCCACCGTTAAACAGGTAATTAAACAAGAGGTAACCAGTCAATTAGACTACTCCTATCTCAATCAAGTCTGGCCGGAATTTCAGCAAACCCTACCCACCACAGAAAATATCGCTAGAGTTATCTGGCAAAGATTAGCACCCTATTTACCATTGGTCAAAATTCAACTATTTGAACACCCCGAATTGTGGGCAGAATATCAAGGAAAAGATATGGAAGCAACTTTAACCATCAAAACCCATTTTAGCGCCGCCCATCGTTTGGCTTTACCGCAATTAACCCTCGAACAAAACTCGGAAATCTACGGCAAATGCGCCAGGGTAAACGGTCATGGCCATAATTATCACCTAGAAGTATCCGTGGCGGGAGAAATCGATCCCCGCACCGGTATGATTGTAGATCTAGGGGATTTACAAAAAGCGATCGATGAATTGGTAGTGGAACCCTTCGATCATGCTTTTTTAAATAAGGATATTCCCTACTTTGCCGAAGTGGTTCCCACCGCCGAAAATATTGCCTTATATATCGCTCAACTATTGGAGGAACGGATCCGCCAATTAGGAGCCGAATTAGATAAAGTTAAACTGATTGAAAGTCCCAATAATTCTGCGGAAATCCACTGTCGTGGTTCGGTTCAAGCTCCCCGACAACTTCTAGAAAAAACCCTGACAGCCGTTTAA
- a CDS encoding SDR family NAD(P)-dependent oxidoreductase yields MKLQGKTALVTGASRGIGRAIALELARQGLSRIVIVARDQERLEKLAKEIESLGVIATPLALDLTENDLVSASIIRVWQECLGIDILVNCAGIAHQTPFLRSQFSQVQAEISLNLMAMYTVTRLIARRMAIRGQGTIVNVSSMMGKIAAPSFSTYSATKFAILGFSQALRSELREHNIKVVTLLPSLTDTDMVRELQLFRWLKPMSAEEVAQTLITGLNREKTEIVVGWQSHLALWCQKLAPKLLEKIVDLASPLRQSKGKRGWREVFN; encoded by the coding sequence ATGAAATTACAGGGAAAAACAGCCCTAGTCACGGGGGCATCCCGGGGCATTGGACGAGCGATCGCCTTAGAATTAGCCCGACAAGGTTTAAGCAGAATTGTGATTGTCGCCAGAGATCAAGAGCGATTAGAAAAACTAGCGAAAGAAATTGAGTCACTAGGGGTCATTGCCACACCTTTAGCCCTAGATTTAACCGAAAATGACCTTGTTAGTGCTTCAATTATCCGTGTTTGGCAAGAATGCCTCGGCATCGATATCCTCGTTAACTGTGCCGGTATTGCCCATCAAACCCCCTTTCTACGCTCGCAATTTTCGCAAGTGCAAGCAGAAATATCTTTAAATCTGATGGCCATGTACACGGTTACTCGCTTAATTGCCCGCCGGATGGCAATTCGGGGACAGGGAACCATTGTCAATGTTTCCAGCATGATGGGTAAAATTGCCGCTCCTAGCTTCTCTACCTACTCGGCCACCAAATTTGCCATTTTGGGTTTTAGTCAAGCTCTCAGGTCGGAATTACGGGAACATAACATCAAAGTTGTCACCCTCTTACCCTCTTTAACCGATACGGATATGGTGCGAGAATTGCAGTTATTTCGATGGTTAAAACCAATGAGCGCCGAAGAAGTCGCCCAAACTCTAATTACCGGCTTAAATAGGGAAAAAACGGAAATTGTCGTCGGTTGGCAAAGTCATCTAGCTCTTTGGTGCCAAAAATTGGCCCCGAAACTGCTTGAGAAAATTGTCGATTTAGCTTCTCCCTTACGCCAAAGCAAAGGAAAGCGAGGATGGCGAGAAGTGTTTAACTAG
- a CDS encoding ammonium transporter has product MKKIVGITILLLGLGFNCGVAPVFAETIAAAPPNPISAGDTAWMLISSALVLLMTPGLAFFYGGLVRSRNVLNTMMMSLVAMGVIGVTWVLWGYSLAFDVTPGKSGFGEGIEAFIGGLDWIFLNGVTAAAPDNIGYAPTVPHQVFMVYQMMFAIITPALISGAIVERVNFKAYFWFLLLWSTFIYSPLAHWVWGKGWLAATGALDFAGGTVVHISSGISALVAAWVIGPRRSFGVQAYAPHNVPFVLLGIGLLWFGWFGFNGGSALSSSSLATTAFVNTSIAASAGGLTWMLIEWILRGKPTAIGIASGFLGGLVGITPAAGYVLPIGAILIGSITALSCFFAVSLRAKLRFDDSLDTYPVHGVGGTIGALLTGLFATKAVNSAGNDGLFFGNPGLLWTQFVGVAATYIFAAVGTFVILKVLGLFMDLRVKPNTEAEGLDVPQHGEEAYGQEFEFGSSLSYQENAAATNPQENY; this is encoded by the coding sequence ATGAAAAAGATCGTAGGAATAACCATACTTTTGCTGGGACTGGGATTCAATTGCGGAGTTGCCCCAGTTTTTGCGGAAACCATCGCCGCCGCTCCCCCCAATCCGATTAGTGCTGGAGATACCGCTTGGATGCTGATCTCGTCGGCTTTAGTTTTATTAATGACCCCCGGACTGGCTTTTTTTTATGGGGGTTTAGTGCGTTCGCGTAACGTCCTCAACACCATGATGATGAGTTTGGTGGCCATGGGCGTCATCGGTGTAACTTGGGTGCTTTGGGGTTATAGTCTCGCTTTCGATGTCACCCCGGGTAAAAGTGGTTTTGGCGAGGGAATTGAAGCTTTTATCGGGGGACTAGATTGGATTTTTCTTAACGGTGTCACCGCGGCCGCACCTGACAATATCGGTTATGCACCCACCGTTCCCCATCAAGTGTTTATGGTCTATCAGATGATGTTCGCCATCATCACCCCGGCTTTAATTTCGGGGGCGATCGTGGAACGGGTCAACTTTAAAGCCTATTTTTGGTTTTTACTGCTTTGGTCCACCTTTATCTATTCTCCCCTAGCTCACTGGGTTTGGGGTAAGGGTTGGTTGGCAGCCACTGGGGCGCTGGATTTCGCCGGTGGAACCGTTGTTCACATTAGTTCTGGGATTTCCGCACTGGTGGCCGCTTGGGTGATCGGTCCGCGGCGTAGTTTTGGTGTCCAAGCCTATGCACCCCATAATGTGCCGTTTGTTCTTCTGGGTATCGGTTTACTCTGGTTCGGTTGGTTTGGTTTTAATGGGGGTAGTGCGCTTTCCTCTAGTTCCCTAGCCACGACAGCTTTTGTTAATACCAGTATCGCAGCTTCGGCCGGTGGTTTGACATGGATGCTGATAGAATGGATTTTACGCGGTAAACCGACGGCGATCGGTATTGCTAGTGGATTTTTGGGGGGATTAGTCGGTATAACTCCAGCTGCCGGTTATGTGCTGCCGATTGGGGCGATTCTCATCGGTTCGATTACTGCCCTTAGTTGTTTTTTTGCGGTTAGTCTGCGGGCAAAATTGCGCTTTGATGATTCTTTGGATACCTATCCCGTCCATGGTGTCGGCGGGACCATAGGGGCGCTGCTTACGGGGCTTTTTGCCACAAAAGCGGTTAATTCAGCCGGAAATGATGGTTTATTTTTTGGGAATCCGGGGTTACTGTGGACGCAATTTGTTGGCGTTGCCGCTACTTATATCTTTGCTGCTGTCGGTACTTTTGTTATCCTGAAAGTTCTCGGTTTATTTATGGACCTGCGGGTTAAACCGAATACGGAAGCAGAAGGGTTAGACGTGCCTCAACACGGAGAGGAAGCCTACGGACAGGAATTCGAGTTCGGTAGCAGCCTTTCCTACCAAGAAAATGCTGCTGCCACAAATCCGCAAGAAAATTATTAG